A window of the Desulfurellaceae bacterium genome harbors these coding sequences:
- a CDS encoding ABC transporter substrate-binding protein: MMKLVRRLASHLIPSPLTMVAGLLLATFGMACLDGQDAPEPNDGGRGMHTPHPATAQEEGHEDPGVSDDHVLFGQSAAFTGPARELGKAMRLGIEAAFHEANQAGGVHGRELKLRALDDGYESDFAASNTQRLIENERVFALIGAVGTPTARAASPLAQAAGVPFLAPFTGAEFLRDRELDNVLNVRASYYQETEEMVARLTEDLEITRVAVFYQDDSFGLNGLEGTRLALERRGLEPVAASHYPRNTRAVKGAALKITAANPEAVILIGSYKPVVKTIELVRRELDPVFMTVSFVGSNALANELGPDGAGVYVTRKHPRGSSIPQRPLRVRPPGGARLRFAGRVSGRTPGRRRPQSLRPRPESRVPSPRGARCRHH, from the coding sequence ATGATGAAGCTGGTGCGGCGTTTGGCTTCTCACTTGATCCCCTCCCCTCTTACGATGGTTGCAGGGTTACTGCTGGCAACCTTTGGCATGGCCTGTCTGGACGGGCAGGATGCCCCCGAGCCAAATGACGGCGGAAGGGGAATGCATACGCCGCACCCGGCAACGGCGCAGGAAGAAGGCCACGAGGACCCCGGGGTTTCCGACGACCACGTCCTTTTTGGTCAATCTGCCGCGTTCACCGGGCCTGCCCGGGAATTGGGCAAGGCGATGCGCCTGGGAATTGAGGCGGCATTCCACGAGGCCAATCAGGCAGGAGGCGTCCATGGCCGCGAACTGAAGCTCAGGGCGTTGGATGACGGCTATGAAAGCGACTTTGCCGCTTCCAACACGCAACGGTTGATTGAGAATGAAAGGGTATTCGCGCTGATCGGAGCGGTGGGCACACCCACGGCCCGCGCTGCATCACCGCTGGCCCAGGCTGCCGGGGTGCCCTTCCTGGCTCCGTTCACGGGGGCCGAGTTCTTGCGCGACCGCGAGTTGGACAATGTGCTCAACGTCCGGGCCTCGTACTACCAGGAAACCGAGGAGATGGTGGCGCGTCTCACCGAGGACCTGGAGATCACCCGCGTTGCCGTCTTCTACCAGGATGATTCCTTCGGCTTGAATGGACTGGAGGGCACACGATTGGCACTGGAGCGCCGGGGCCTGGAGCCGGTAGCGGCCTCGCACTACCCACGCAATACCCGTGCCGTGAAGGGAGCAGCGCTCAAAATCACCGCGGCCAATCCGGAAGCGGTGATCCTGATTGGCTCCTACAAGCCGGTGGTCAAGACCATAGAATTGGTGCGGCGGGAGCTGGACCCGGTGTTCATGACGGTCTCCTTCGTGGGGAGCAACGCTTTGGCGAACGAGTTGGGGCCCGACGGGGCCGGCGTGTACGTTACGCGAAAACATCCCCGTGGTAGCTCGATACCACAGCGCCCTCTCCGAGTACGCCCCCCAGGCGGAGCCCGGCTTCGTTTCGCTGGAAGGGTATCTGGCCGGACGCCTGGCCGTCGCCGGCCTCAAAGCCTGCGGCCCCGACCTGAGTCGAGAGTGCCTTCTCCACGCGGTG